From the genome of Triticum aestivum cultivar Chinese Spring chromosome 3B, IWGSC CS RefSeq v2.1, whole genome shotgun sequence, one region includes:
- the LOC123071570 gene encoding zinc finger protein STOP1 homolog, translated as MRKSSEISMKASSSMASDASGNTEPGQQGVRFSSMDQSCFARPGQSIPGYPPFFGPQSSNFYLPDDSVAKACDPFEPNPPQSNPVADWDPQAMLSNLTFLEQKIKQVKDIVQSMGNRGSQDVGGSCELAAKQQLVTADLTSIIIQLISTAGSMLPSMKTPLLSSNPAVRQLNTPGSPMGFGSIVNQRPSTVREEMVPDISKTSDYEELMNTLNTAHDEKDDLINCPNPCVGEGPEPVPMEDHDVKESDDGGEAEHLPPGSYVVLQLEKEEILAPHTHFCVICGKGFKRDANLRMHMRGHGDEYKTPAALAKPMRDSGSDPTPVTRYSCPYVGCKRNKEHRKFQPLKTILCVKNHYKRSHCDKRYTCSRCNTKKFSVIADLKTHEKHCGRDKWLCSCGTTFSRKDKLFGHVALFQGHTPALAMDDIKATGASEQPQGSEAMDDMVGSTGYNFPGSTSDGIPNLDMKVADDTRGYFSPLNFDPCFGALDDFAPPGFDISENPFSFLPSGPGSCSFGQLSGDS; from the coding sequence ATGAGAAAAAGTTCAGAAATTTCCATGAAAGCTTCGTCGTCGATGGCAAGCGACGCGTCAGGGAACACTGAACCTGGCCAACAGGGCGTTCGTTTCAGTTCCATGGACCAGTCTTGCTTTGCAAGACCTGGCCAGTCAATCCCTGGCTACCCCCCATTCTTTGGCCCTCAATCTTCCAACTTTTACCTTCCTGATGACAGTGTGGCTAAAGCGTGTGATCCGTTTGAACCGAATCCTCCACAGAGCAATCCTGTGGCAGACTGGGATCCTCAGGCCATGCTGAGCAACCTAACCTTCCTTGAGCAGAAGATCAAGCAGGTGAAAGATATCGTGCAGTCCATGGGTAACCGAGGGAGCCAAGATGTTGGTGGTTCCTGCGAGCTTGCCGCAAAGCAGCAGCTCGTCACCGCTGATCTCACTTCCATCATAATTCAGCTCATCTCGACTGCCGGCTCCATGCTTCCTTCCATGAAGACCCCGCTCCTTAGCAGCAATCCAGCGGTCAGGCAACTCAACACGCCTGGTTCTCCCATGGGCTTTGGCTCGATTGTGAATCAGCGGCCAAGCACAGTCAGGGAGGAGATGGTTCCTGACATTAGCAAGACCTCTGATTATGAGGAGCTGATGAATACCCTTAACACAGCGCATGATGAAAAGGATGATCTGATCAACTGCCCAAATCCTTGTGTCGGGGAAGGGCCTGAGCCGGTTCCGATGGAAGACCATGACGTGAAGGAGAGCGATGATGGTGGTGAGGCAGAGCACCTCCCCCCTGGTTCTTATGTGGTCTTGCAGTTGGAGAAGGAGGAAATTTTAGCACCACATACTCATTTCTGTGTGATATGTGGGAAGGGTTTCAAGAGGGATGCTAACCTAAGGATGCACATGAGGGGCCATGGAGACGAGTACAAGACTCCCGCAGCTCTTGCCAAACCCATGAGAGATTCTGGCTCAGATCCTACACCAGTTACAAGGTACTCGTGCCCATATGTCGGTTGCAAGCGGAACAAAGAGCACAGGAAGTTCCAGCCCCTCAAGACAATCTTGTGTGTGAAGAACCACTACAAGAGAAGCCACTGTGACAAGAGGTATACCTGCAGCCGATGCAATACCAAGAAGTTCTCAGTCATTGCGGACTTGAAGACTCATGAGAAGCACTGCGGGCGTGACAAGTGGCTCTGCTCATGTGGAACAACTTTCTCAAGAAAGGACAAGCTGTTCGGCCATGTCGCGCTTTTCCAAGGGCACACACCTGCTCTAGCAATGGATGATATTAAAGCAACAGGAGCATCGGAGCAGCCTCAGGGGAGCGAGGCGATGGACGACATGGTGGGGAGCACAGGGTATAACTTCCCAGGCAGCACGTCTGATGGTATTCCGAATCTAGACATGAAAGTTGCCGATGACACACGTGGTTATTTCTCGCCCTTGAACTTCGACCCGTGCTTCGGCGCCCTCGATGACTTCGCCCCCCCTGGATTCGACATCTCCGAGAACCCCTTCTCCTTCCTGCCTTCGGGACCGGGTTCCTGCAGCTTTGGGCAGCTTAGTGGAGACAGCTGA
- the LOC123071572 gene encoding uncharacterized protein, translating to MSLACLVCHGMSSPSQSFRSYSVSSSEEENRCGAAVACLSRKILAAGPASRVGTSKVTPVMATGQGIEGAPRLQRSRAVSRDLVRDWNFDEIVIGN from the coding sequence ATGAGTCTAGCTTGTCTCGTATGCCATGGCATGAGCAGCCCTTCACAGTCTTTCAGAAGCTATTCAGTCTCAAGCTCAGAGGAGGAAAACAGGTGTGGAGCTGCTGTTGCCTGCCTATCGCGGAAAATTTTGGCTGCAGGACCTGCTAGCCGTGTGGGAACATCAAAGGTGACACCTGTAATGGCCACTGGACAAGGCATCGAGGGTGCTCCTCGTCTTCAACGGAGCCGTGCTGTTTCAAGGGATCTTGTCAGGGACTGGAACTTCGACGAGATCGTTATTGGGAACTAG